One stretch of Chloroflexia bacterium SDU3-3 DNA includes these proteins:
- a CDS encoding glycosyltransferase, with translation MHIAVVTTYPPSAGTLNEYAYHFVRCLLQKPEAASVTLLVDELPHGAAYPQPEDTEGKLQIIPCWRFGDMRNAARISTAIGQIKPDVVLFNIQFASFGGDKIAAALGLSAPMLVKAMGYTTIVLMHNIMETVDLRNAGYGSSRLSELLIRSAGSIITRMLLSADLVALTIPKYVEILERKYGAHNVLLAPHGAFEQIPPPALELKPGPAVIMTFGKFGTYKKIETLIEAFKLLQLRNTAPVQLVIAGTDSPNAKGYLESVRQQYADVTNIRFTGYVAENDVPQLFGDAAVVVFPYTSTTGSSGVLHQAGNYGKAVVLPQLGDLAELIEEEGYSGEFFTPDDPTSLASAIASVLDDDTRRQHMGMRNYLAACGLPMADVVDWYLLHAQLVLEHTARPAQAARSIRVGN, from the coding sequence ATGCACATCGCGGTCGTCACCACCTACCCGCCCAGCGCTGGCACCCTCAACGAGTACGCCTACCACTTTGTGCGCTGCCTGCTGCAGAAGCCCGAGGCCGCCAGCGTCACCCTGCTGGTGGACGAGCTGCCACACGGCGCTGCCTACCCCCAGCCCGAAGACACCGAGGGCAAGCTGCAGATCATCCCATGCTGGCGCTTCGGCGACATGCGCAACGCCGCCCGCATCAGCACCGCTATCGGCCAGATCAAGCCCGATGTCGTGCTGTTCAACATCCAGTTCGCCAGCTTCGGCGGCGACAAGATCGCGGCGGCGCTGGGCCTAAGCGCACCGATGCTGGTCAAGGCGATGGGCTACACCACCATCGTGCTGATGCACAACATTATGGAAACGGTAGACCTGCGCAATGCGGGCTATGGCAGCAGTCGGCTTAGCGAGCTGCTCATCCGGTCGGCTGGATCGATCATCACCCGCATGCTGCTCAGCGCCGATCTGGTCGCGCTGACTATCCCGAAGTACGTCGAGATCCTTGAGCGCAAGTACGGCGCGCACAACGTGCTGCTAGCCCCCCACGGCGCATTCGAGCAGATCCCGCCGCCAGCGCTGGAGCTCAAACCCGGCCCAGCCGTGATCATGACCTTCGGCAAGTTCGGCACCTACAAGAAGATCGAAACCCTGATCGAGGCCTTCAAGCTGCTGCAGCTGCGCAACACCGCGCCCGTGCAGCTGGTGATCGCGGGCACCGACAGCCCCAACGCCAAGGGCTACCTAGAAAGCGTGCGACAGCAGTACGCCGACGTGACCAACATCCGCTTCACCGGCTACGTGGCCGAAAACGATGTGCCCCAGCTCTTCGGCGATGCCGCCGTGGTGGTCTTCCCCTACACCAGCACCACCGGCAGCTCGGGGGTTTTGCACCAGGCGGGCAACTATGGCAAGGCCGTGGTGCTGCCCCAGCTGGGCGACCTGGCCGAGCTGATCGAAGAGGAGGGCTACAGCGGCGAGTTCTTCACCCCCGACGACCCAACCAGCCTAGCGAGCGCCATCGCCAGCGTGCTCGACGACGACACCCGCCGCCAGCACATGGGCATGCGCAACTACCTCGCCGCCTGCGGCCTGCCCATGGCCGATGTGGTCGACTGGTACCTGCTGCACGCCCAGCTCGTGCTCGAACATACGGCCCGGCCAGCCCAGGCGGCCCGCTCGATCCGCGTTGGAAACTAG
- a CDS encoding response regulator — MASILVVDDSPVIQRLLQHTLRRVGYVVMVASSGVEALAQLRAERFELVIADLSMPDIDGLTLLRTIRSDPQHKDLPLLMLTASGQDQDRIDARAAGASAFLTKPASSQDLIATVSQLIGGAAG; from the coding sequence ATGGCCAGCATTCTTGTAGTTGACGACTCGCCCGTGATCCAGCGCTTGCTCCAGCACACGCTTCGGCGGGTGGGCTACGTGGTGATGGTGGCATCAAGCGGGGTGGAGGCGCTCGCCCAGCTGCGAGCGGAGCGCTTCGAGCTGGTGATCGCCGACCTTTCGATGCCCGACATCGATGGCCTAACCCTGCTACGCACCATCCGCAGCGACCCGCAGCATAAAGATCTGCCCCTGCTGATGCTGACCGCCAGCGGGCAAGATCAGGATCGGATCGACGCCCGCGCCGCCGGGGCCAGCGCATTTCTCACCAAGCCCGCTAGCTCGCAAGATCTGATCGCGACAGTCAGCCAGCTAATCGGCGGGGCCGCTGGGTAG
- a CDS encoding ATP-binding protein: MTKEPLQNIQLNLPANLGYLSLLGPCLTTMLEQASDIKEVRNLAYNIQLAIHEICTNIIGHAYDNNPNGRIAISMEYNRKSREVIIHLTDTGHSFDPTTVPDPDPEALQEGGYGLFLVRKLMDEMSYNALPGGNHWLLIKKI, translated from the coding sequence GTGACAAAAGAACCACTGCAGAATATTCAGCTTAACCTGCCTGCGAACCTAGGGTATCTGTCCCTGCTGGGGCCGTGCCTCACCACCATGCTTGAGCAGGCATCGGATATCAAAGAGGTGCGCAACCTGGCCTACAACATCCAGCTGGCCATCCACGAGATCTGCACCAATATCATCGGCCACGCCTATGATAATAACCCCAACGGGCGGATCGCGATCTCGATGGAGTACAACCGCAAGAGCCGCGAGGTCATCATCCACCTGACCGACACTGGCCACTCGTTCGACCCTACCACCGTGCCCGACCCCGACCCCGAGGCGCTGCAAGAGGGCGGCTACGGGCTCTTCCTGGTGCGCAAGCTGATGGATGAGATGAGCTACAACGCCCTGCCCGGCGGAAACCACTGGCTGCTGATCAAGAAGATCTGA
- a CDS encoding STAS domain-containing protein — MLMNVYDHVIKVTVIAPQERIDAFCAPELRAMLDTMLVQGTTRFVVDLSAVPFLDSAGLAVLVRLLKRSRQVGGDIRIIMPQEEAARRILHLTKFDHVFPLSETVDHALRSFA, encoded by the coding sequence ATGCTCATGAATGTCTACGATCACGTGATCAAGGTGACAGTGATCGCGCCCCAAGAGCGCATCGACGCCTTCTGCGCCCCCGAGCTGCGCGCCATGCTCGACACCATGCTGGTGCAGGGCACCACCCGCTTTGTTGTCGATCTATCGGCGGTGCCATTTCTGGATAGCGCGGGGCTGGCGGTGCTGGTGCGCCTGCTCAAGCGCTCGCGCCAGGTGGGGGGCGATATACGCATCATCATGCCCCAAGAGGAGGCCGCCCGCCGCATCCTGCACCTGACCAAGTTCGACCATGTCTTTCCTCTTTCCGAGACGGTGGACCATGCGCTGCGCAGCTTCGCCTAG
- a CDS encoding response regulator: MIRTNLSLLPEDFDQIFPFHIAFGTDLQITQFGHSLARIAPDLAHDQPLAQFFRITQPHAIHTFSDIERQSSALFMLESTTAPLTLRGQILIQSAPAPMAVFLGSPWVTSLSELASIGLSSTDFAVHDPMVDLLTLLQSQQVALRDTNELARALESQRQRLLKTNQRLEYTLHEIANTDSALRASNTRLSTLITNMQSGILVEDQQRHIVLINQTFCDLFSIPVPPDDLIGSDCSQSAQLSMGLFYDPQGFVSSIDQILIERTPVVAEELAMADGRTLERDYIPIFLDEQYYGHLWQYRDITERKQSQAALAQARDVALESSQLKSEFLATVSHEIRTPMNGVIGMAELLLETPLNDEQREFVQIINESGHALLTIINDILDYSRIEAGKMVLDSVPTSLPTLIATVSRMFTARLQPMGIAMAAAIGPGVPEMVLADAGRLRQVLLNLLGNAAKFTERGSITIRVDIEQSSSRDCLVRFEVHDTGIGISAAAQQRLFQPFMQADGSVTRRYGGTGLGLAISKRLAELMGGQIGCTSEEGQGSIFWFTARLALEQPPQQPDEAVPTSQRHVLLVDDNPVNQHLAVRQLAKLGYTADTASSGREALDLLARQRERYCALLLDCYMPDIDGYEAARTLRAQEAGSSVHMPVIALTASTLQRDYQACIAAGMDAVLTKPLQPDELADALEQWRLKPQPVTAAPPSIDMAVIEPFRTLDPSGGILSTMVAMFYDEARLQIEAIRGALASGDTASIAQAAQQLQRSCAQVGACQLAEQAQQLQGWAQDGAVDQVAQGLPALVGEITLVQQQLLAMVQERAAFTA; encoded by the coding sequence ATGATACGGACAAACCTCAGCCTGCTACCAGAAGATTTTGACCAGATCTTTCCGTTTCATATTGCCTTTGGCACCGATCTCCAGATCACCCAGTTTGGGCACTCGCTCGCGCGTATCGCGCCAGATCTGGCGCACGATCAGCCACTGGCGCAGTTTTTCCGGATCACACAGCCCCACGCCATCCATACCTTTAGCGACATCGAGCGGCAGAGCAGCGCGCTCTTCATGCTGGAATCCACCACAGCGCCGCTGACGCTCAGGGGGCAGATCCTGATCCAGAGCGCGCCCGCGCCCATGGCGGTCTTTCTCGGCTCGCCCTGGGTCACGAGCCTCAGCGAGCTGGCCTCGATCGGGCTGAGCTCCACCGACTTTGCGGTGCACGACCCCATGGTCGATCTGCTGACGCTGCTCCAGTCGCAGCAGGTCGCGCTGCGCGACACCAATGAGCTGGCCCGCGCGCTCGAAAGCCAGCGCCAGAGGCTGCTCAAGACCAACCAGCGGCTCGAATATACCCTCCACGAGATCGCGAATACCGACAGCGCGCTGCGCGCCAGCAACACCCGGCTCTCGACCCTGATCACCAATATGCAGAGCGGCATCCTGGTCGAGGATCAGCAGCGCCATATTGTGCTGATCAACCAGACCTTCTGCGACTTGTTCTCCATCCCGGTGCCGCCCGACGATCTGATCGGCAGCGACTGCAGCCAGTCGGCGCAGCTGTCGATGGGGCTGTTCTACGATCCCCAGGGGTTTGTGTCCAGCATCGACCAGATCCTGATCGAGCGCACCCCGGTGGTCGCCGAAGAGCTGGCCATGGCCGATGGGCGCACGCTTGAGCGCGACTACATACCGATCTTTTTGGACGAGCAGTACTACGGGCACCTATGGCAATATCGCGATATCACCGAGCGTAAGCAGAGCCAGGCCGCGCTGGCCCAGGCCCGCGATGTGGCGCTGGAATCGTCGCAGCTGAAGTCGGAGTTCCTTGCCACGGTCAGCCACGAGATCCGCACGCCGATGAACGGCGTGATCGGCATGGCCGAGCTGCTGCTAGAGACGCCGCTCAACGACGAGCAGCGCGAGTTTGTGCAGATCATCAACGAATCGGGGCACGCGCTACTGACCATTATCAACGACATCCTCGACTACTCGCGGATCGAAGCGGGCAAGATGGTGCTTGATAGCGTGCCCACCTCGCTGCCCACGTTGATCGCCACGGTGAGCCGTATGTTCACGGCCAGGCTGCAGCCCATGGGCATCGCCATGGCTGCCGCAATCGGGCCGGGCGTGCCCGAGATGGTGCTGGCTGACGCCGGGCGGCTGCGCCAGGTGCTGCTCAACTTGCTGGGCAACGCGGCCAAGTTCACCGAGCGCGGCAGCATCACCATCCGTGTCGATATCGAGCAGTCGTCGAGCCGCGACTGCCTGGTGCGCTTCGAGGTGCACGACACCGGTATCGGGATCTCGGCAGCCGCCCAGCAGCGCCTGTTCCAGCCATTCATGCAGGCGGATGGCTCGGTGACGCGCCGCTACGGCGGCACCGGGCTAGGCCTAGCGATCAGCAAGCGGCTGGCCGAGCTGATGGGCGGCCAGATCGGATGCACCAGCGAGGAGGGCCAAGGATCGATCTTCTGGTTCACCGCGCGGCTGGCGCTAGAGCAGCCCCCGCAGCAGCCCGATGAGGCCGTGCCGACCAGCCAGCGCCATGTGCTGCTGGTGGATGACAACCCGGTCAACCAGCACCTGGCGGTGCGGCAGCTGGCCAAGCTGGGGTACACCGCCGATACGGCCTCCAGCGGGCGCGAGGCGCTGGACCTACTGGCCCGCCAGCGCGAGCGCTACTGCGCGCTGCTGCTCGACTGCTACATGCCCGACATCGACGGCTACGAGGCGGCCCGCACGCTGCGGGCGCAGGAGGCAGGCAGCAGCGTGCACATGCCCGTGATCGCGCTGACCGCCAGCACGCTGCAGCGCGACTACCAGGCGTGCATAGCGGCGGGCATGGACGCGGTGCTCACCAAGCCACTGCAGCCGGACGAGCTGGCGGATGCGCTGGAGCAGTGGAGGCTGAAGCCCCAGCCCGTAACTGCCGCGCCGCCAAGCATCGACATGGCAGTGATCGAGCCATTTCGCACGCTTGACCCCAGCGGCGGCATCCTCTCCACCATGGTGGCGATGTTCTACGACGAGGCTCGCCTCCAGATCGAGGCCATCCGGGGCGCGCTGGCCAGCGGCGACACTGCGTCGATCGCGCAGGCCGCGCAGCAGCTGCAACGTAGCTGCGCCCAGGTGGGGGCCTGCCAGCTGGCCGAGCAGGCCCAGCAGCTGCAGGGCTGGGCGCAAGATGGGGCGGTGGATCAGGTCGCGCAGGGGCTGCCCGCACTCGTGGGCGAGATCACGCTGGTGCAGCAGCAGCTGCTGGCGATGGTGCAGGAGCGCGCCGCGTTCACCGCTTAG
- a CDS encoding DUF1080 domain-containing protein translates to MAMRSLRPAPVGQALPGQQLGWDIARAAAQSPEVQVASAAYLPGDALILYTRTSQPDRARLRTWAMVQLEPFAERFAAMPAKDQLRWVIDYGSGPSQQEVISAPLRRAAEPAQYRYTGSSPSLIGGDQTVAAAPVASAAPTAAPAATAAPSQPTAAPAQPAAPGSIPAPQALSDSAFDGAAPKANWAPLAGNWEMKDGIYSQHDNTGYDYMTMLNLDPLTHYRMDAKIRIGAGDMGGGFVYNAPSPTSRAGAQSVDFTEQGTFLRWGRYDKDGDYVYEGGADVAPGASDGGWHTLSLVTHGGQSLVSVDGKEVGTIANTSTAGYLGLTASRSMVDFDNVQVTALPKDGALITVDGQAPSAGSTQPISGTQGLSETQALDTASLGDDFADGDAKEWQTIDGTWRAADGTYQQTADGKNLGSISTFQSDQFIATVRLQHVEGNMSGGLYFGMAQRDTRSQSQVVRYAQGSQALQWGHFDEGGSFVQDGSAPLAASSGGGDGTWHTLGVRVKGGLATFTLDGEQVASDVKLTYASGYVGLYANGKVAFDDVQIAKE, encoded by the coding sequence ATGGCCATGAGATCGCTGCGCCCCGCGCCGGTGGGACAGGCCCTGCCCGGCCAGCAGCTCGGGTGGGACATCGCCCGCGCCGCCGCGCAGTCGCCGGAGGTGCAGGTCGCCTCGGCGGCATACCTGCCCGGCGACGCGCTGATCCTCTACACCCGCACCAGCCAGCCCGACCGGGCGCGGCTGCGCACCTGGGCCATGGTGCAGCTGGAGCCGTTCGCCGAGCGCTTCGCGGCCATGCCCGCCAAGGATCAGCTGCGCTGGGTGATCGACTACGGCAGCGGCCCGAGCCAGCAGGAGGTGATCAGCGCGCCGCTGCGCCGCGCCGCCGAGCCAGCCCAGTACCGCTACACTGGCTCGTCGCCTAGCCTGATCGGTGGCGACCAGACCGTGGCGGCTGCGCCCGTGGCCAGCGCCGCGCCCACCGCTGCGCCAGCGGCTACCGCAGCACCAAGCCAACCCACCGCAGCGCCAGCCCAGCCCGCCGCGCCCGGCAGCATCCCCGCGCCCCAGGCCCTCAGCGACAGCGCCTTCGACGGCGCGGCCCCCAAGGCCAACTGGGCACCGCTGGCGGGCAACTGGGAGATGAAAGACGGCATTTACAGCCAGCACGACAACACCGGCTACGACTATATGACCATGCTCAACCTCGACCCGCTGACCCACTACCGCATGGATGCCAAGATCCGCATTGGCGCGGGCGACATGGGCGGCGGCTTTGTCTACAATGCTCCCAGCCCCACCAGCCGCGCAGGGGCACAGAGCGTGGATTTCACCGAGCAGGGCACGTTCCTGCGCTGGGGCCGCTACGACAAAGATGGCGACTATGTGTATGAGGGCGGGGCAGATGTCGCCCCAGGCGCGAGCGACGGCGGCTGGCACACCCTTTCGCTCGTAACCCACGGTGGACAGAGCCTTGTCTCGGTCGATGGCAAAGAGGTCGGCACGATCGCCAACACCAGCACGGCGGGCTACCTGGGGCTCACCGCCTCGCGCTCGATGGTCGATTTTGACAATGTGCAGGTGACCGCGCTGCCCAAGGATGGCGCGCTGATCACGGTCGATGGACAGGCCCCGAGCGCAGGTAGCACCCAGCCGATCAGCGGAACCCAGGGCCTGAGCGAGACACAGGCGCTGGATACCGCCAGCCTCGGTGATGACTTTGCCGATGGCGACGCCAAGGAGTGGCAAACAATCGATGGCACATGGCGGGCGGCGGATGGCACCTACCAGCAGACCGCCGACGGTAAGAATCTCGGCAGCATCTCCACCTTCCAGAGCGACCAGTTTATCGCCACAGTGCGGCTCCAACATGTTGAGGGCAACATGAGCGGCGGGCTGTACTTCGGCATGGCCCAGCGCGACACGAGGAGCCAGAGCCAGGTGGTGCGCTACGCCCAGGGCAGCCAAGCGTTGCAGTGGGGCCACTTCGACGAGGGCGGCAGCTTTGTGCAGGATGGCAGCGCCCCGCTGGCCGCCAGCAGCGGTGGCGGCGACGGCACGTGGCACACGCTTGGCGTGCGGGTAAAGGGCGGGCTGGCCACCTTCACGCTGGATGGCGAGCAGGTGGCCAGCGATGTGAAGCTGACCTACGCCAGCGGCTATGTGGGCCTGTACGCCAATGGCAAGGTCGCCTTCGACGATGTGCAGATCGCTAAGGAGTAA
- a CDS encoding oligosaccharide flippase family protein, which translates to MAQPRLRHLLARLPEGLLAGGLLFGSTTLVNAGNYAFNLILGRWLGPAAFADASLIITLFLVITFVTVALQMAAAKFAASYAAAAQPALLAGLRRWLGGYAWLAGLAGAALFGLGAPLWQGFFHTTSAWLFVIFGLGIPFYFVQGVDRGLMQGQTHFGRLAISFQVEMWARLAIAVALVWLGWSIFGAVLGLTLSLIFAWLAARWGVRQIAAQHTLADALLGALLRACYHIPVPAPARLPAEERARIARFAVPVVAALVGQILINNSDILVVKHFFSAGEAGLYAALALIGRIVFFATWSVVTVLFPLVAQRHQRGQPHRSLLYAGVGIVLAISAGIVGATALFPAQIVQVLFGQEYLAAAPLLGMYALATAFYALGNVVINYHLSLDTGGGSLLAFGAELVQLLSLWLAHESLTQVVQVQVVVMGGLFVALLLWDVALGLLKRAAARQEPPALPLSQQV; encoded by the coding sequence ATGGCTCAACCACGCCTGCGGCATCTGCTCGCCCGCCTTCCCGAGGGCCTGCTCGCCGGGGGGCTGCTGTTCGGCAGCACCACCCTGGTGAATGCGGGCAACTACGCCTTCAACCTGATCCTCGGGCGCTGGCTTGGCCCCGCCGCCTTTGCCGACGCGAGCCTGATCATCACGCTGTTTCTGGTGATCACCTTTGTCACCGTGGCGCTGCAGATGGCGGCGGCTAAGTTCGCGGCTAGCTACGCCGCCGCCGCCCAGCCCGCGCTGCTGGCAGGGCTGCGCCGCTGGCTGGGCGGCTACGCCTGGCTGGCGGGGCTGGCTGGGGCGGCGCTGTTCGGCCTGGGCGCGCCGCTCTGGCAGGGGTTCTTCCACACCACGTCGGCGTGGCTGTTTGTGATCTTCGGGCTGGGCATCCCGTTCTATTTTGTGCAGGGCGTCGACCGTGGCCTGATGCAGGGCCAGACCCACTTTGGCCGCCTCGCGATCAGCTTCCAGGTGGAAATGTGGGCCAGGCTGGCGATCGCGGTGGCGCTGGTGTGGCTGGGGTGGTCGATCTTCGGCGCGGTGTTAGGCCTCACGCTCTCGCTTATCTTCGCGTGGCTGGCGGCGCGCTGGGGGGTGCGCCAGATCGCCGCGCAGCACACGCTGGCCGACGCGCTCCTGGGCGCGCTGCTGCGGGCCTGCTACCACATCCCCGTGCCCGCCCCCGCCCGGCTGCCCGCCGAGGAGCGGGCGCGGATCGCGCGGTTCGCCGTGCCGGTGGTGGCCGCGCTGGTGGGCCAGATCCTGATCAACAACAGCGACATACTGGTGGTCAAGCACTTCTTCAGCGCGGGCGAGGCCGGGCTGTACGCGGCGCTGGCGCTGATCGGCAGGATCGTCTTTTTCGCCACGTGGTCGGTCGTCACCGTGCTGTTCCCGCTGGTGGCCCAGCGCCACCAGCGCGGCCAGCCCCACCGCAGCCTGCTCTACGCAGGGGTCGGGATCGTGCTGGCGATCTCGGCGGGGATCGTGGGCGCGACCGCGCTCTTCCCCGCGCAGATCGTGCAGGTGCTGTTCGGGCAGGAGTACCTGGCGGCGGCACCGCTGCTGGGCATGTACGCGCTGGCCACGGCGTTCTACGCGCTTGGCAACGTGGTGATCAACTACCACCTCTCGCTTGATACGGGCGGCGGCAGCTTGCTGGCGTTTGGCGCGGAGCTGGTGCAGCTGCTGAGCCTCTGGCTGGCCCACGAGAGCCTGACGCAGGTGGTACAGGTGCAGGTGGTTGTGATGGGCGGGCTGTTTGTCGCGCTGCTGCTGTGGGATGTCGCGCTCGGCCTACTAAAGCGCGCCGCAGCTCGCCAAGAGCCGCCCGCGCTCCCGCTCTCGCAGCAGGTGTAA
- a CDS encoding STAS domain-containing protein encodes MWSTGTCCTPSSCSNIRPGQPRRPARSALETRHAPIPLSGFVEKEQAVEVTVESIEQGTILHLHGRFDANVSARVVEHIDSAASTDTPNTIVNMAEVPFIDSSGLTVLVRGLKRCRQRNGDLVLCNLQQPVQIIFELTSMDRAFKIFTDEAAARAALSH; translated from the coding sequence ATGTGGTCGACTGGTACCTGCTGCACGCCCAGCTCGTGCTCGAACATACGGCCCGGCCAGCCCAGGCGGCCCGCTCGATCCGCGTTGGAAACTAGGCACGCACCTATACCGCTATCTGGATTCGTAGAGAAGGAGCAAGCTGTGGAAGTGACAGTCGAGAGCATTGAGCAGGGGACTATTCTGCATCTCCATGGGCGGTTCGACGCCAACGTATCGGCCAGGGTCGTCGAGCACATCGACAGCGCCGCCAGCACCGACACACCAAACACCATCGTCAACATGGCCGAGGTGCCATTCATCGACTCGTCGGGGCTTACCGTGCTGGTGCGCGGCCTCAAGCGCTGCCGCCAGCGCAATGGCGACCTAGTGCTCTGCAACTTGCAGCAGCCGGTGCAGATCATCTTCGAGCTGACCAGCATGGACCGGGCATTCAAGATCTTCACCGACGAGGCGGCGGCGCGCGCAGCGCTGAGCCACTAG
- a CDS encoding SpoIIE family protein phosphatase — MLAELVLTHREHIASIAQGWIASGAGSFSIGDDAGPICTWPSGAEGEPSVRTPLIWGGRSIGWMGVAGCSHHEQPRLASEAQLLMKLLIAERDLDQMTNDLIETQDQLLAMYDLTSSARNHLGLAETMRALAAEAARLLHTDAVSMFLMPLIVHHPHPIIEDSLLLQYVERAKAHNHILVINEGGAEPLPGNIRNLCVMPISVRGKLSAGIMLFNKSISGFIAADIKLIRAITEHAGMQIEQTLLYQESLAQERMKTEMHLARQVQQRLLPQQAPAISAIDVYAESRSALQVGGDFFYFVEQPARPLFIAVGDVAGKGISAAMIMAMLHASICSAAKFMPHPSVVRVLARANEDLYDDFTILDAFATTFVAQYTQDDQLLRYTNAGHSPVIFCPAESPPIMIESDGPPIGVLPAYLGSEHMIHIRAGDLLIVATDGFSEAQNAAGELYGYDRLLALIDSLRAKPALEIANDIFGAIDRFSGGRPQDDDQTLVVIKGKERDKRTTAEYSA; from the coding sequence ATGCTTGCCGAACTTGTCCTAACACATCGTGAGCATATTGCCAGCATTGCCCAGGGCTGGATCGCATCGGGGGCGGGATCCTTCAGCATCGGCGACGATGCAGGCCCGATCTGCACCTGGCCCAGCGGTGCCGAAGGCGAGCCAAGCGTGCGCACCCCGTTGATCTGGGGAGGGCGCAGCATCGGGTGGATGGGCGTGGCAGGCTGCTCGCACCACGAGCAGCCGCGGCTCGCATCCGAGGCCCAGCTGCTGATGAAGCTGCTGATCGCCGAGCGCGACCTCGACCAGATGACCAATGATCTGATCGAGACCCAAGATCAGCTGCTGGCGATGTACGACCTCACCAGCTCGGCACGCAACCACCTCGGGCTGGCCGAGACCATGCGCGCGCTGGCCGCCGAGGCCGCGCGCCTGCTGCACACCGACGCGGTCTCCATGTTCCTGATGCCGCTGATCGTGCACCACCCACACCCGATCATCGAGGACAGCCTGCTGCTGCAGTATGTCGAGCGGGCCAAGGCCCACAACCACATCCTGGTGATCAATGAGGGCGGGGCCGAGCCGCTGCCCGGAAACATCCGCAACCTGTGCGTGATGCCGATCAGCGTGCGCGGGAAGCTCAGCGCTGGCATCATGCTGTTCAATAAATCGATCAGCGGCTTCATCGCCGCCGATATCAAGCTCATCCGCGCCATCACCGAGCACGCCGGGATGCAGATCGAGCAGACCCTGCTCTACCAAGAGTCGCTGGCCCAGGAGCGCATGAAGACCGAGATGCACCTAGCCCGCCAGGTGCAGCAGCGCCTGCTGCCCCAGCAGGCCCCAGCCATATCGGCGATCGATGTCTACGCCGAGTCGCGCTCGGCGCTGCAGGTGGGCGGCGACTTCTTCTACTTTGTGGAGCAGCCCGCCCGCCCGCTGTTCATCGCCGTGGGCGACGTGGCCGGGAAGGGCATCTCGGCGGCGATGATCATGGCCATGCTGCACGCCTCGATCTGCAGCGCGGCCAAATTTATGCCCCACCCATCGGTGGTGCGCGTGCTGGCCCGCGCCAACGAAGATCTGTACGACGACTTCACCATCCTTGACGCCTTCGCCACCACCTTCGTGGCGCAGTACACCCAGGACGACCAGCTGCTGCGCTACACCAACGCCGGGCACTCGCCCGTGATCTTCTGCCCCGCCGAAAGCCCACCGATCATGATCGAGTCAGATGGGCCGCCGATCGGCGTGCTGCCCGCCTACCTTGGCAGCGAGCACATGATCCACATCCGCGCAGGCGATCTGCTGATCGTCGCAACCGATGGCTTCAGCGAGGCGCAGAATGCAGCGGGCGAGCTGTATGGCTACGACCGCCTGCTGGCGCTGATCGACTCGCTGCGGGCGAAGCCAGCCCTCGAAATCGCCAACGATATCTTCGGCGCGATCGATCGCTTCTCGGGGGGCCGCCCCCAAGATGACGACCAAACACTCGTGGTGATCAAAGGAAAAGAGCGTGACAAAAGAACCACTGCAGAATATTCAGCTTAA